A DNA window from Mus pahari chromosome 13, PAHARI_EIJ_v1.1, whole genome shotgun sequence contains the following coding sequences:
- the Sertad2 gene encoding SERTA domain-containing protein 2, which translates to MLGKGGKRKFDEHEDGLEGKIVSPSDGPSRVSYTLQRQTIFNISLMKLYNHRPLTEPSLQKTVLINNMLRRIQEELKQEGSLRPAFTPSSQPSDSLSDSYREVPPPAPHPCDLGSTTPLEACLTPASLLEDDDDTFCTLQAVHPAAPTRLSSPTLPAEKDSFSSALDEIEELCPTSTSTEAAPTAAPEGSKGTSSESSVQKPDGPQEGRTDDSRFMDSLPGNFEITTSTGFLTDLTLDDILFADIDTSMYDFDPCTSASGTASKMAPVSADDLLKTLAPYSNQPVAPSQPFKMDLTELDHIMEVLVGS; encoded by the coding sequence ATGTTGGGTAAAGGAGGAAAACGGAAGTTTGATGAGCATGAAGATGGGCTGGAAGGCAAAATCGTGTCCCCCTCCGACGGTCCATCCAGGGTGTCTTACACCTTACAGCGCCAGACTATCTTCAACATTTCCCTTATGAAACTGTATAACCACAGGCCTCTGACAGAGCCCAGCTTGCAGAAGACTGTCTTAATTAACAACATGTTGAGGCGGATCCaggaggaactcaagcaggaaggCAGCCTGAGGCCTGCATTCACCCCTTCTTCCCAGCCGAGCGACTCACTGAGCGACAGCTACCGGGAGGTCCCGCCTCCTGCTCCTCACCCCTGTGACCTCGGAAGCACTACACCCTTGGAGGCCTGCCtcacccctgcctccctgcttGAGGACGACGATGACACTTTTTGCACTTTGCAGGCTGTGCACCCTGCAGCTCCCACTAGACTCTCTTCTCCAACCCTCCCAGCAGAGAAGGACAGCTTCTCCTCCGCCTTGGATGAGATTGAGGAGCTCTGTCCCACATCTACCTCCACAGAGGCTGCCCCCACAGCAGCCCCTGAGGGCTCGAAAGGAACCTCCAGTGAGTCCAGTGTCCAGAAACCTGATGGGCCCCAGGAAGGCCGCACAGATGACTCAAGATTCATGGACTCTCTGCCTGGGAATTTTGAAATAACAACGTCCACGGGTTTCCTGACAGACTTGACCCTGGATGACATCTTGTTTGCTGACATTGATACATCAATGTACGATTTTGACCCCTGCACATCTGCATCGGGGACAGCCTCAAAGATGGCCCCTGTGTCAGCTGATGACCTCCTCAAGACCCTGGCTCCTTATAGCAATCAGCCTGTTGCCCCAAGTCAGCCTTTTAAAATGGATCTCACGGAGCTGGACCACATCATGGAGGTGCTTGTTGGCTCCTGA